A section of the Falco peregrinus isolate bFalPer1 chromosome 3, bFalPer1.pri, whole genome shotgun sequence genome encodes:
- the ZNF683 gene encoding tissue-resident T-cell transcription regulator protein ZNF683 has protein sequence MILVPPPVPSTGRLAGGDSRSPLATPGPCHGTWMRYVTPDPAVPHLLPCPSRLGVCLWPLPAHPKLPVRHGQDPSQHPPPPPWPPWLTPDATRATSCRTPAGLDMAPLPAWLLCTEDVPTSSVEEEERRAEAEELQGGMEGWRKEPFGRAEPASAGVQPLPPLPRGPRVPLGSLHPLLLPQLCLCPCGTHCSLLLLAPQPAPPLAHLGDMGTPVSPGQGCGSALLQLPPCLWLCGTLLPPGQGAPDLPKPPVGCVPLLQGPFPFPSCGAGGCPPLPGGMPCSALQPEVSHRGVTKPPASTRPYPPGKDVGRSKYKCNICTKSFGQLSNLKVHLRVHSGERPFQCPICKKCFTQLVHLQKHRLVHTGEKPHQCLTCHKRFSSSSNLKTHLRLHSGEKRFQCHQCHRQFSQHIHLQLHRCLHHCWHPPPRSPVPPGHLAQAGGAPAWLLGGQCRRRRRRRMKEGAGQARL, from the exons ATGATCCTGGTCCCACCTCCTGTCCCCTCCACAGGTCGCCTGGCTGGAGGGGACTCCCGGTCCCCCCTGGCTACCCCCGGTCCCTGTCATGGCACCTGGATGCGCTACGTGACCCCAGACCCCGCAGtcccccacctcctgccctgccccagcagactCGGCGTCTGCCTGTGGCCGCTGCCTGCCCACCCCAAGCTCCCCGTGAGGCACGGCCAggaccccagccagcacccaccgccgccgccgtgGCCTCCGTGGCTCA cccccgATGCCACCAGGGCCACCAGCTGCCGGACCCCCGCGGGGCTGGACATGGCCCCTTTGCCAGCGTGGCTGCTCTGCACCGAAGATGTCCCCACCAGCAGcgtggaggaggaggagaggagagccgaggctgaagagctgcagggaggcatggagggctggaggaaggagccCTTTGGCAGAGCAGAGCCGGCGTCGGCGGGGGTCCAGCCACTCCCCCCACTGCCCAGGGGTCCGAGGgtccccctgggcagcctgcacccccttctcctgccccagctgtgcctcTGCCCCTGTGGCACCCactgctccctgctcctgctggcccCGCAGCCCGCGCCGCCGCTAGCCCACCTGGGTGACATGGGGACCCCAGTGTCacctgggcagggctgtggcagtgccctcctccagctgccacccTGCCTGTGGCTGTGTGGGACCCTCCTGCCCCCCGGGCAGGGTGCTCCCGACCTGCCGAAGCCACCGGTGGGATGTGTCCCTCTTCTCCAAGGgcctttccccttccccagctgcggggcaggagggtGCCCACCACTGCCGGGGGGgatgccctgctctgccctgcagcccgaGGTGTCCCACCGCGGCGTGACCAAGCCACCTGCCAGCACCCGGCCGTACCCACCGGGGAAGGACGTTGGCAGGAGCAAGTACAAGTGCAACATCTGCACCAAGAGCTTTGGGCAGCTGTCCAACCTCAAG GTCCACCTGAGGGTGCACAGTGGTGAGCGGCCCTTCCAGTGCCCCATCTGCAAGAAGTGCTTCACACAGCTGGTACATCTGCAGAAGCACCGGCTGGTGCACACTGGCGAGAAGCCCCACCAGTGCCTG ACATGCCACAAGcgcttcagcagcagcagcaacctgaAGACCCACCTGCGGCTGCACTCGGGCGAGAAGCGTTTCCAGTGCCACCAGTGCCACAGACAGTTCTCCCAGCACATCCACCTCCAGCTCCACCGGTGCCTACAccactgctggcacccaccTCCCAGATCCCCGGTCCCCCCCGGCCACCTAGCCCAGGCTGGTGGTGCTCCAGCCTGGTTGCTGGGTggccagtgcagaaggaggaggaggaggaggatgaaggagGGAGCCGGCCAGGCCAGGCTATGA
- the CRYBG2 gene encoding beta/gamma crystallin domain-containing protein 2 translates to MDPPLRHTKARGFVSSAELSMKQAAAGAPGTEGRSRFQKVSLVSRRLESAGSTRGRDGSPSRVSLLLQAWEREIVEQTASGPASLAHRERSSSINLLKDFTAHGPIFSQVYSPTQKPRRQDERGKTGAGGGSDGILPPVGPPREMPVHRESYVHGTLLPTRPAECLTGGPGKGPGAPSAAEPGCTPALPRARHITVLRTGRDAARLEPGLAEGRGAPNGTRSTAGATVALPQLESCRQDGSSFAGATVGTESSPGTAEATGLLAEGSPGEKHLPQAEATLDNATPRDSDRPGDPQTSITSSPQCPSAGAGGRADPAGAGEGSMADGDGTISATPPRTERPSGAGSMPEDPSSEASDGPSEAPASPKAELELEGGETTEEPQGMAQEPESSPEPPAEPPAPDTPAETSPDATEEDPELLVDMEIFVDTLRNMEPSEMRKAPKAPRQPRPSSLGRCAALPPIHEDRVAPRAPISLPEALRKLLMRGPPGRQEESLEEEVEIENPYLSPSERALAGTPRGEPRDGVAGDGWVEEGSVLGTLRQVGAEEKVKPVAGGLAEGSVLFRGNVLKGMALLSHFLEHRATAADESKPYSRLDNSVLYSRFVSPSTTLLELPGRDAGGTGSPIPGDHNGLGPGDHLSPKMAMLEAPGPGSIPPVTEEPDCTVALCPADVLQEDKEGFKKINTRPGKIILFSEAGFAGQKREIWGNIPDATSWELSQTISIRVIRGGWVMYEKPRFHGRKCVLAEGDVEIDNPWTAYGQSGQPHGSRPFRIGSFKRVVRDYRTPEISLFAEENGEGARLKFTGSAEDTRTRGQALAAASIIVHSGLWLVYSKPFFDDDPYVLEPGGYPNLKAWGAKDPSICSMHPIRLGCPVVERPGEPQVLIYEAAGFQGRSFTISRDIYDLKHLPGPALPTVGSLHVLGGCWVGYEKEGFRGHQYLLEEGEYQDWRQWGGYSKELLSLRLIRTDFSHPALVLFEAMDFEEGPSVELSEALPDTQLAGYGTVTQSIHVLSGVWVAYEGTNFSGEQYILEKGVYRSCEDWGATDCCIASAQPILQVGEHNLHFVSKILLFSEPEFSGDHVTFEEDQDALPATFIPRSCRVRGGSWILFDGQAFAGEQHVLSEGEYPTLSAMGCLSSTTIRSLRKVPVFFSEPSIFLHGLECFEGKEIELNNEVRSLQAEGFNNHVLSVRIKGGIWVLCEHGDFRGRQWLLDCTEITNWLTYSGLQHVGSLYPIRQRRIYFRIRSRELELYLMVPDDVEDMKAGRVVVSSLSEQSSSVWYYEDGLIKNQVAPNMSLQVIGPAGKGAKAVLWSETRMPRQTWSIDSQGRIHSQMFEDMILDIKGGRSYDRDHAIVWDMAEERPTQIWDIQVL, encoded by the exons ATGGATCCGCCCTTGCGACACACCAAGGCCAGAGGCTTCGTCTCCAGTGCGGAGCTGAGCATGAAGCAGGCAGCGGCGGGTGCTCCGGGGACCGAGGGCAGGTCCCGCTTCCAGAAGGTCTCGCTGGTGTCACGGCGGCTGGAGAGCGCGGGGAGCACGCGGGGCCGGGACGGGAGCCCCTCGCGCGtgtccctcctgctgcaggccTGGGAGAGGGAGATCGTGGAGCAGACGGCGTCCGGCCCCGCCAGCCTGGCACACCGGGAACGCTCATCCTCCATCAACCTCCTCAAGGACTTCACGGCGCACGGCCCCATCTTCTCGCAGGTGTATTCCCCCACACAGAAGCCCCGGCGGCAGGATGAGAGGGGGAAGACGGGGGCCGGTGGCGGCAGCGATGGCATCCTCCCACCGGTGGGTCCCCCCCGTGAGATGCCCGTGCACAGGGAGAGCTATGTGCATGgcaccctcctccccacccgGCCTGCCGAGTGCCTCACGGGGGGTCCCGGTAAAGGTCCTGGTGCCCCGTCCGCGGCCGAGCCTGGCTGtacccctgccctgcccagggccaGGCACATCACGGTGCTGCGGACGggcagggatgcagccaggctggagccggGGCTGGCGGAGGGAAGGGGAGCCCCAAACGGGACGCGCAGCACTGCCGGTGCCACAGTGGCCCTGCCgcagctggagagctgcaggcaggacggcagcagctttgctggggcCACGGTGGGCACCGAGAGCTCACCGGGCACCGCAGAGGCCACTGGGCTCCTGGCCGAGGGATCCCCCGGGGAGAAACACTTGCCGCAAGCTGAAGCCACGCTGGATAACGCAACCCCGAGAGACAGCGACAGGCCTGGGGACCCACAAACCAGTATAACCAGCTCCCCGCAGTGTCCCTCGGCAGGCGCTGGTGGCCGGGCTGATCCAGCTGGTGCGGGAGAGGGAAGCATGGCAGACGGGGACGGCACCATTTCAGCCACGCCACCGAGGACAGAGCGCCCCTCGGGAGCTGGCAGCATGCCTGAGGACCCCTCCTCGGAGGCAAGTGATGGTCCATCTGAAGCACCAGCATCTCCAAAGGCTGAACTTGAGTTGGAGGGGGGTGAGACAACAGAAGAACCCCAGGGCATGGCCCAAGAGCCTGagagcagcccagagccccctgctgagcccccagcccctgacACCCCAGCTGAGACCTCCCCTGATGCAACCGAGGAGGACCCTGAGCTGCTGGTGGACATGGAGATCTTTGTGGACACGCTACGCAACATGGAGCCCTCGGAGATGCGGAAGGCGCCCAAAGCCCCACGCCAGCCCCGGCCATCATCGCTGGGCCGCTGTGCCGCTCTGCCCCCCATCCACGAGGACCGCGTGGCTCCCCGCGCCCCCATCTCCCTGCCCGAGGCCCTGCGCAAGCTGCTGATGCGGGGCCCGCCGGGGCGGCAGGAGGAGAGCCTCGAGGAGGAGGTGGAGATTGAGAACCCCTACCTGAGCCCCAGCGAGCGGGCGCTGGCCGGGACCCCCCGTGGGGAGCCCAGGGACGGTGTGGCTGGTGATGGCTGGGTGGAGGAGGGCTCGGTCCTGGGGACACTGAGGcaggtgggagcagaggaaaaggtCAAACCGGTGGCCGGGGGCTTGGCTGAGGGGAGCGTGCTCTTCCGAGGGAACGTTCTCAAGGGCATGGCACTGCTCTCCCACTTCTTGGAGCACCGGGCGACGGCGGCTGACGAGAGCAAGCCCTACTCACGCTTGGACAACAGCGTGCTCTACAGCCGCTTCgtctcccccagcaccaccctgcTTGAGCTGCCcggcagggatgctgggggcaCGGGCTCACCCATCCCTGGGGACCACAATGGGCTGGGCCCTGGTGATCACCTCAGCCCCAAGATGGCCATGCTGGAGGCCCCGGGACCTGGCTCCATCCCTCCTGTCACTGAAGAGCCAGATTGCACCGTGGCCCTGTGCCCCGCTGATGTCCTG CAGGAGGACAAGGAGGGCTTCAAGAAGATCAACACAAGACCTGGCAAG ATCATCCTCTTCTCCGAGGCTGGCTTCGCAGGCCAGAAACGGGAGATTTGGGGCAACATCCCTGACGCCACGTCCTGGGAGCTCTCGCAAACCATCTCCATCCGGGTCATCCGAGGCGG GTGGGTGATGTACGAGAAGCCACGGTTCCACGGGCGCAAGTGCGTGCTGGCCGAGGGGGACGTGGAGATCGACAACCCCTGGACGGCGTATGGGCAGAGCGGGCAGCCCCACGGCAGCCGGCCCTTCCGCATTGGCTCCTTCAAGAGGGTGGTGCGG GATTACCGCACCCCTGAGATCAGCCTCTTTGCGGAGGAGAACGGCGAAGGCGCCCGGTTGAAGTTCACCGGCTCAGCCGAGGACACCCGCACACGGGGCCAGGCACTTGCTGCCGCCTCCATCATCGTCCACTCGGGCCT GTGGCTGGTTTACTCCAAGCCTTTCTTCGACGACGACCCCTATGTTTTGGAGCCAGGCGGGTATCCTAATTTAAAGGCTTGGGGAGCAAAGGACCCATCCATCTGTTCCATGCACCCTATCAGGCTG GGCTGCCCCGTCGTGGAGAGACCCGGCGAGCCGCAG GTGCTGATCTACGAGGCCGCGGGTTTCCAGGGCCGCAGCTTCACCATCAGCCGAGACATCTACGACCTGAAGCACCTGCCTGGGCCAGCACTGCCCACCGTGGGCTCCCTGCACGTCCTGGGTGGCTG ctgggtCGGCTACGAGAAGGAGGGCTTCCGCGGCCACCAGTACctgctggaggaaggggagTACCAGGACTGGAGGCAGTGGGGCGGCTACAGCAAGGAGCTGTTGTCCTTACGGCTGATACGGACG GACTTCTCCCACCCGGCGCTGGTCCTCTTCGAGGCCATGGACTTCGAGGAGGGCCCCAGCGTGGAGCTGAGCGAGGCGCTCCCCGACACGCAGCTGGCCGGCTACGGCACCGTCACCCAGTCCATCCACGTGCTGAGCGGCGT GTGGGTGGCCTACGAGGGCACCAACTTCTCGGGCGAGCAGTACATCCTGGAGAAGGGGGTGTACCGCAGCTGCGAAGACTGGGGCGCCACGGATTGCTGCATCGCCTCGGCGCAGCCCATCCTGCAG GTTGGGGAACACAACCTCCATTTCGTCTCCAAG atCCTGCTCTTCTCAGAGCCTGAATTCTCTGGGGATCATGTCACCTTCGAGGAGGACCAGGACGCCCTGCCCGCCACCTTCATCCCGCGCTCCTGCAGAGTCCGCGGGGGCAG ctggATCCTGTTCGACGGGCAGGCCTTCGCCGGCGAGCAGCACGTGCTGTCTGAGGGCGAGTACCCCACGCTCAGCGCCATGGGCTGCCTCTCCTCCACCACCATCCGCTCCTTGAGGAAGGTCCCGGTG tTTTTCTCGGAGCCCTCCATCTTCCTGCACGGGCTGGAATGTTTCGAGGGGAAGGAGATCGAGCTGAACAACGAAGTGCGGAGCCTCCAGGCAGAGGGTTTCAACAACCACGTGCTGTCGGTGCGCATCAAAGGCGGGAT ctgggtgctgtgcGAACACGGTGACTTCCGAGGGCGCCAGTGGCTGCTAGACTGCACCGAAATCACCAACTGGCTGACGTACAGCGGGCTGCAGCACGTGGGATCCCTCTACCCCATCCGCCAG agaCGGATCTATTTCCGTAtcaggagcagggagctggagctcTACCTCATGGTCCCCGACGATGTGGAGGACATGAAAGCGGGGCGGGTGGTGGTCTCCAGCCTGAGcgagcagagcagctctgtctgGTACTACGAGGATGGGCTGATCAAAAACCAG GTGGCCCCCAACATGAGCCTGCAGGTCATCGGGCCAGCCGGGAAGGGCGCGAAGGCTGTGCTCTGGTCGGAGACCCGGATGCCACGTCAGACCTGGAGCATCGATTCTCAGGGACGGATCCACAGCCAGATGTTCGAGGACATGATCCTTGATATAAAGG GTGGCAGATCCTACGACCGGGACCACGCCATCGTTTGGGACATGGCTGAGGAAAGACCCACACAGATCTGGGACATACAGGTGCTATGA